The following proteins are encoded in a genomic region of Gemmatimonadota bacterium:
- a CDS encoding amidohydrolase family protein: MARRLLLAIPLAFPIAFATAFGQTADPGKAVAPIKADYALTNVRIVIAPGKVIEKGTVITHDGRIAAVGATVAIPAGAVKLDLTGHTVYAGLIDAATSIGLPSPSRALPAAADASAAAAGGRGGRGGAAAVAGGRGQPLGGAAAPQPPVVLPEIDAGAEAAEMFAPTDDQLKAFRAGGVTTVGLVFDGGIFPGRVGAALTGAQAGGSLSLRAAAGQDVAFGSKRGGAYPATGIGVVAYIRQAYLDAQYEARLDKAFKAGVPAARPSNDPMRRAMMSAAMNEMSSWFVASTERQIARVAEIAKELGLKSPVVVGSQEGWRSAAVLKASGATAVVSLQWPSPDSITGREFLAVGSGKTGKAPSATAADSNEVRANAAALTKAGVPVALASYGGESGATFRDRIRMTIAAGMSPDDALRAATVTPASVLGITAAVGTIEVGKLANFVVVSGNDLFAATNPIKHVFIEGRLY; encoded by the coding sequence ATGGCCCGCAGACTCCTCTTGGCAATTCCGCTGGCGTTCCCGATCGCCTTCGCGACCGCGTTCGGCCAAACCGCCGATCCCGGCAAGGCGGTCGCGCCCATCAAGGCCGACTACGCCCTCACCAACGTTCGCATCGTCATCGCCCCAGGCAAGGTGATTGAGAAGGGCACGGTCATTACGCACGACGGACGCATTGCTGCCGTAGGCGCGACCGTCGCCATTCCCGCTGGCGCGGTGAAGCTGGATCTCACGGGGCACACCGTTTACGCAGGGCTGATCGATGCCGCGACGAGCATCGGCCTCCCGAGCCCATCGCGCGCGTTGCCGGCTGCCGCAGACGCATCTGCCGCTGCCGCTGGTGGACGCGGCGGCCGCGGTGGCGCGGCGGCAGTCGCTGGTGGTCGCGGGCAGCCGCTTGGCGGTGCGGCCGCTCCGCAGCCGCCGGTGGTGCTCCCAGAAATTGATGCGGGCGCAGAAGCCGCCGAGATGTTCGCGCCGACCGACGATCAACTCAAGGCGTTTCGCGCCGGCGGCGTCACGACGGTTGGCCTCGTATTCGATGGCGGGATCTTCCCCGGCCGCGTCGGCGCCGCGCTGACTGGCGCGCAGGCCGGCGGATCGCTGTCGTTGCGTGCTGCCGCCGGGCAGGACGTGGCGTTCGGATCCAAGCGCGGTGGTGCCTACCCGGCGACGGGAATCGGCGTGGTCGCCTACATCCGGCAGGCATATCTCGACGCGCAGTACGAAGCGCGGCTCGACAAAGCATTCAAGGCCGGCGTTCCCGCCGCGCGCCCGTCAAACGACCCGATGCGCCGCGCCATGATGTCGGCGGCCATGAACGAAATGTCGTCGTGGTTCGTGGCCTCCACCGAGCGCCAGATTGCTCGCGTGGCTGAGATCGCCAAGGAGCTAGGACTCAAGAGCCCGGTGGTCGTCGGTTCGCAAGAAGGATGGCGGAGTGCGGCGGTCCTCAAGGCGAGTGGCGCGACGGCGGTGGTGAGTTTGCAATGGCCGTCGCCCGACTCCATCACCGGCCGCGAGTTCCTCGCCGTCGGTTCGGGCAAAACGGGGAAGGCGCCGAGCGCAACGGCTGCGGACTCCAATGAAGTGCGGGCTAATGCGGCGGCGCTGACCAAGGCCGGCGTACCGGTCGCGCTCGCGTCGTACGGTGGCGAGAGTGGCGCCACCTTCCGTGACCGTATTCGTATGACGATCGCGGCCGGTATGAGCCCCGACGATGCGCTCCGCGCTGCTACGGTCACGCCGGCGTCCGTGCTCGGCATCACCGCTGCCGTCGGCACCATCGAGGTGGGCAAGTTGGCCAACTTCGTCGTGGTGAGTGGCAACGATCTCTTTGCCGCCACGAACCCGATCAAGCACGTCTTTATTGAAGGCCGTCTCTACTAA
- a CDS encoding amidohydrolase family protein translates to MRILNGCTLAVRALGVVSAAVAVAATPTRLAAQDLAIKNATIITIARGDIANGTILVRGGKITAVGTNVTIPAGVRTIDGTGKFVMPGLIDAHSHSALENGINEGTESVTPEVQVQIKNDDPVIYRALAGGVTAALLLHGSANTIGGQARVIKMRWGQSADEMLFKGAFRIVKFALGENVTQASSTAPADQRRFPMTRMGVEFTVRYWFQKAKEYDQEWKEYRDAVKTNANAMMPRRDLRLEALTDILHGDLKVHSHSYRGDEILMLIRVAEENGFKVHTFQHVLEGYKVADEIAKHGAMASTFADMWAYKAEAWDAIPFNMALMSQRGVVVSVNSDSDERIRRLYQEAGIGVRYGNMPVNEALKMVTLNPAKQLGVDKMVGTLETGKDGDIAVFSAHPFAPDAMVEYTIVDGKVLFERAEANTLRKIADKTQGGTR, encoded by the coding sequence ATGCGAATCCTCAACGGATGTACCCTCGCAGTCCGAGCCCTCGGCGTTGTGAGTGCGGCGGTGGCAGTGGCCGCCACGCCCACGCGGCTCGCGGCACAGGACCTCGCGATTAAGAACGCGACGATCATTACGATCGCACGCGGCGACATTGCGAACGGCACCATCCTCGTGCGCGGCGGCAAGATCACGGCCGTCGGCACGAACGTCACCATCCCCGCGGGCGTCCGCACGATTGACGGCACCGGCAAGTTCGTGATGCCGGGCCTTATTGACGCGCACTCGCACTCCGCGCTCGAGAACGGCATCAACGAGGGCACGGAGTCGGTGACGCCCGAAGTGCAGGTGCAGATCAAGAACGACGATCCGGTTATTTACCGCGCCCTCGCGGGCGGTGTGACGGCGGCGCTCTTGCTGCACGGCAGCGCGAACACCATCGGCGGTCAAGCGCGCGTCATCAAGATGCGGTGGGGTCAGTCGGCGGACGAGATGCTCTTCAAGGGCGCCTTCCGCATTGTGAAGTTCGCGCTCGGCGAGAACGTTACGCAGGCGAGCTCCACGGCGCCGGCCGATCAGCGCCGGTTCCCCATGACCCGCATGGGCGTGGAGTTCACGGTGCGCTACTGGTTTCAGAAGGCCAAGGAATACGATCAGGAGTGGAAGGAGTATCGCGATGCGGTGAAGACGAACGCCAACGCGATGATGCCGCGCCGCGACCTGCGGCTCGAAGCGCTGACCGACATTCTGCACGGCGACCTCAAGGTGCACTCGCACAGCTATCGTGGCGACGAAATCCTGATGCTCATCCGTGTGGCCGAAGAAAATGGTTTTAAGGTGCACACCTTCCAGCACGTCCTCGAGGGCTACAAGGTCGCCGACGAAATCGCCAAGCACGGCGCGATGGCGTCGACCTTCGCCGACATGTGGGCGTACAAGGCCGAAGCCTGGGATGCGATTCCGTTCAACATGGCGCTGATGTCGCAACGCGGCGTGGTGGTGTCGGTCAACTCCGATTCCGACGAACGCATCCGCCGGCTGTATCAAGAGGCGGGCATTGGTGTGCGCTACGGCAACATGCCCGTGAACGAAGCGCTCAAGATGGTGACGCTCAATCCGGCGAAGCAGCTCGGCGTCGACAAAATGGTCGGCACGCTCGAGACGGGGAAAGACGGGGACATTGCGGTCTTCTCCGCGCACCCGTTCGCGCCTGACGCCATGGTGGAATACACGATTGTGGACGGCAAAGTGCTCTTCGAGCGCGCCGAAGCCAACACGCTTCGCAAGATTGCCGACAAGACGCAGGGAGGCACGCGCTAA
- the eno gene encoding phosphopyruvate hydratase has translation MSAITSVLAREILDSRGNPTIEVDVLLEDGGAGRAAVPSGASTGSHEALELRDGDPKRYGGKGVRKAVRNVEEKIAPVLRGREVSDQLDIDRALIELDGTKNKSKLGANAMLGVSMAVARAAAVDAGLPLYRYLGGPLSRTLPVPMMNIINGGAHATNTVDLQEFMIVPVGAESFADGLRMGAEVFHALKKVLVKRGFATGVGDEGGFAPDLKSDEDAIKVILEAVTAAGYAPGTDICLALDCAASELFDKGKYTFKKSGAGTKNAEQMIELYDSWIKKYPIVSIEDGLAENDWAGWAKLTAALGDRVQLVGDDLFVTNGEFLGRGIDEDVANAILIKLNQIGTVTETLETIEMARRNGYQNIISHRSGETEDTFIADLAVATNAGQIKTGSASRTDRVAKYNQLLRIESELGAHAEYPGGAVYGIGD, from the coding sequence ATGTCCGCTATCACCAGCGTTCTCGCCCGCGAAATCCTCGATTCGCGCGGCAATCCGACCATCGAAGTTGACGTCCTCCTCGAAGACGGTGGCGCCGGACGCGCCGCGGTGCCGAGTGGCGCGAGCACCGGCTCGCACGAAGCGCTCGAACTGCGCGACGGCGACCCCAAGCGTTACGGCGGCAAAGGCGTGCGCAAAGCCGTGCGCAATGTCGAAGAAAAAATCGCCCCCGTACTACGCGGGCGCGAAGTGAGCGATCAGCTCGACATCGACCGTGCGCTCATTGAACTCGACGGCACCAAAAACAAATCCAAGCTCGGCGCCAATGCGATGCTTGGCGTGTCGATGGCTGTGGCGCGCGCCGCGGCGGTGGATGCGGGCTTGCCGTTGTATCGCTACCTCGGCGGCCCGCTTTCGCGCACCCTCCCCGTGCCGATGATGAACATCATCAACGGCGGTGCGCACGCCACGAACACGGTGGACCTGCAAGAGTTCATGATTGTGCCCGTGGGCGCCGAATCGTTTGCCGATGGTCTGCGCATGGGCGCCGAAGTGTTTCATGCGCTCAAGAAGGTGTTGGTCAAGCGCGGCTTTGCGACGGGTGTGGGTGACGAAGGCGGCTTTGCCCCCGATCTCAAGAGCGACGAAGACGCGATCAAGGTGATTCTCGAAGCGGTCACCGCGGCGGGCTACGCGCCTGGCACCGATATTTGCCTCGCGCTCGACTGCGCGGCCAGCGAACTCTTTGACAAGGGGAAGTACACCTTCAAGAAGAGCGGCGCCGGCACCAAGAATGCGGAACAGATGATTGAGCTGTATGACAGCTGGATCAAGAAGTATCCGATTGTGTCTATTGAAGACGGTCTGGCGGAAAACGACTGGGCCGGCTGGGCCAAGCTCACCGCTGCGCTCGGTGACCGTGTGCAGCTCGTCGGCGACGATCTCTTTGTGACGAACGGCGAGTTCTTAGGCCGCGGCATTGATGAAGATGTGGCCAACGCCATTCTCATCAAGCTCAATCAGATTGGCACCGTCACCGAGACGCTCGAGACTATTGAGATGGCGCGTCGCAACGGCTATCAGAATATCATCTCGCATCGCAGCGGCGAAACCGAAGACACGTTCATTGCCGATCTCGCGGTGGCGACGAACGCGGGGCAGATCAAAACCGGTTCGGCGAGTCGTACGGACCGCGTGGCCAAGTACAATCAGTTGCTGCGCATTGAGTCGGAGCTTGGCGCGCACGCGGAGTATCCGGGCGGCGCGGTGTACGGCATTGGCGACTAA
- a CDS encoding lysophospholipid acyltransferase family protein: MRTAAAVFALIVSTIFFGTLVIIASLLGVKDRDGSIYDWAPRWWARCIVWASRVKVVVHDVPGARIGRHVFVVNHVTLFDVLAVATVVPRVKFVAKAELANIPLFSRAMRSAGMVFIERANRKAAFESYRNVAGRISEGGSVVVFAEGTRGTSYALRPLKKGPFVLAIDAAAPVVPTVVYGTMQVLTRNPFRVYGGTVHVHFLEPVPTAGLDYDQRDTIAAKVHARMAEVLRSEYGVESPLWEPRRAVIG; this comes from the coding sequence ATGCGCACGGCCGCTGCGGTATTCGCGCTGATCGTCTCGACGATCTTCTTTGGCACCCTCGTCATTATTGCGTCCTTGCTCGGCGTCAAAGACCGAGACGGATCGATTTATGATTGGGCGCCGCGCTGGTGGGCACGGTGCATTGTCTGGGCGTCGCGCGTGAAGGTCGTGGTGCACGACGTGCCGGGCGCGCGCATTGGGCGCCACGTGTTTGTGGTCAACCACGTCACGCTGTTTGATGTGCTGGCGGTGGCCACCGTGGTGCCACGCGTGAAATTCGTGGCCAAAGCCGAGCTCGCGAACATTCCGCTGTTCAGCCGTGCCATGCGATCGGCGGGGATGGTGTTTATTGAGCGCGCTAATCGAAAGGCGGCGTTCGAGTCGTACCGCAACGTCGCGGGCCGCATTAGCGAAGGGGGCTCCGTGGTGGTCTTTGCGGAGGGCACGCGCGGTACGTCGTACGCGCTCCGACCGCTCAAGAAAGGCCCCTTTGTGCTCGCTATCGACGCCGCGGCCCCGGTCGTGCCCACGGTAGTGTACGGCACCATGCAGGTGCTCACCCGCAACCCGTTCCGGGTGTACGGGGGCACGGTGCACGTCCATTTTCTTGAGCCCGTTCCCACGGCGGGGCTCGATTATGACCAGCGCGACACCATCGCGGCCAAGGTGCACGCGCGGATGGCCGAGGTGCTCCGGTCGGAGTATGGGGTGGAGAGCCCACTCTGGGAGCCACGACGGGCTGTGATCGGCTAG
- a CDS encoding prolyl oligopeptidase family serine peptidase encodes MRGIRVILTLGLVVAATTPVFAPLSAQAAKGRVPEVDYGKWETPAAGELSPDGTWMAYEIRRVNGSNELRYRQVGGASEKTVRMGTSPQFTRDSRWLVYTIAPDTGAAAGGGRGGRGGRGGAADGGSAATRNKVGIVDLRAGTTLAFDDVQSFALSKNGAQVALRRYRGAGAPGATAPRGADLVVRDLDRGTQVTFGNVADFAWSDTGALLAMTVDVEGRTGNGVQLLDATTGTLRSLDAGDHTYSGILWRAKSADLAVFRSRTDTAFADTSQVVVAWKNAASTTAARVVYDFSSDGRFPAGMRVPSYRALQWNGDGSALIFGMAPREAKPAPAGRGGATPARVQVWHWKDVRQFHQQEVNAVQDRTRTVPVVWHLATNGVVKLTDDPYENLQFSETRTAALALDASPYFKESLSGRSYRDVMRVDATTGKRESVISKSIGSASISPSGRYVLYSQKGQWWSFDATNGKRANLTEKTKASFVDLQDDHPTPEAGMYGVAGWGPSETAVFVYDQFDVWRLNVDGSAAERLTRGREDSTVYRNVSLDPDQGGGGRGGRGGFGGGGAATIDPTKPIVLSTTGEWNKKSGYAKLAGGKVERLVWRDKAISGLQKARDAEHYLFLEQSYADSPNYFVATSDALGAAQAVSKTNPFQGDYGWGKQVLMDYKNKRGDKIQMMLTYPANYQPGKKYPMLVYYYEKLSQGFHAYVGPSDRTVYNTQNFSQEGYFVLRPDILFQKRNPGWSGLDCVTSAVKTAVARVADIDAKKVGAMGHSWGGYQSAFYAVHGSDTFAAAIAGAPLTDLVSFYGYTSGNSGLAEAQHFETGQERMDVSLWEDRQAFIRNSTVFAVDSLRIPLLLEEGDADGNVNAYQSQELYNFARRLGKQVVYLVYEGENHNVARAESQRDYHTRQIEWFGHFLKGDAPADWIVNGETYLQRQRILKGATTPAARPGGDGGSR; translated from the coding sequence ATGCGCGGCATTCGAGTGATCCTTACCCTCGGGCTGGTCGTTGCGGCCACGACACCGGTCTTTGCCCCCCTCTCCGCGCAGGCCGCGAAAGGGCGTGTGCCCGAAGTGGACTACGGCAAATGGGAAACGCCCGCCGCCGGCGAACTCTCCCCCGACGGTACGTGGATGGCCTACGAAATCCGCCGCGTGAACGGGAGCAATGAACTCCGCTACCGGCAGGTCGGCGGCGCGTCAGAAAAGACCGTACGTATGGGCACGTCGCCGCAGTTCACACGCGACAGCCGCTGGCTCGTCTACACGATTGCGCCGGACACCGGCGCAGCGGCGGGTGGTGGTCGTGGTGGTCGTGGCGGCCGGGGCGGGGCAGCAGATGGTGGCAGTGCCGCAACGCGCAACAAGGTTGGCATTGTCGACCTTCGTGCCGGCACAACGCTCGCCTTCGACGACGTACAGTCCTTTGCGCTCTCAAAGAATGGCGCGCAGGTGGCCTTGCGGCGCTATCGCGGTGCAGGCGCTCCAGGGGCCACGGCGCCACGCGGCGCCGACCTCGTGGTGCGCGACCTCGACCGCGGCACACAGGTCACCTTTGGCAACGTGGCGGATTTTGCGTGGAGCGATACAGGAGCGCTCCTCGCCATGACCGTGGATGTGGAGGGTCGCACCGGCAACGGCGTGCAGCTCCTCGATGCAACCACCGGCACGCTTCGATCACTCGACGCGGGCGACCACACCTACTCCGGTATCCTCTGGCGCGCGAAGAGCGCCGACCTCGCCGTCTTCCGCAGTCGCACGGATACGGCATTCGCCGACACGAGCCAGGTGGTGGTGGCGTGGAAGAATGCCGCTTCAACGACCGCGGCCCGCGTGGTATATGATTTCTCGTCCGACGGACGCTTCCCCGCTGGCATGCGCGTGCCGTCGTACCGCGCCCTGCAGTGGAATGGAGACGGCAGTGCTCTGATCTTCGGCATGGCGCCGCGCGAGGCAAAGCCGGCGCCAGCGGGACGTGGCGGCGCAACGCCCGCCCGCGTGCAAGTGTGGCACTGGAAAGACGTGCGCCAGTTTCACCAGCAGGAAGTCAACGCGGTGCAGGATCGCACGCGCACGGTGCCGGTGGTGTGGCACCTCGCCACGAATGGCGTGGTGAAGCTGACCGACGATCCCTATGAGAATCTGCAGTTCTCTGAAACGCGGACCGCGGCGCTGGCGCTCGACGCATCCCCGTACTTCAAGGAATCGCTCTCTGGCCGCTCGTACCGCGACGTGATGCGTGTGGACGCAACCACCGGAAAGCGCGAGTCCGTGATCAGTAAGTCGATCGGCTCAGCATCGATCAGCCCGAGTGGGCGCTATGTGCTCTACTCGCAGAAGGGGCAATGGTGGAGTTTTGACGCCACCAACGGCAAGCGCGCGAATCTCACGGAAAAAACCAAGGCGAGTTTCGTCGACCTCCAGGATGATCATCCGACGCCAGAAGCCGGTATGTACGGCGTGGCGGGGTGGGGTCCGTCGGAAACGGCCGTGTTTGTGTACGATCAATTTGATGTGTGGCGCCTGAACGTGGACGGCTCCGCCGCCGAGCGCCTGACGCGTGGACGGGAAGATTCGACGGTCTATCGCAACGTGTCGCTCGATCCTGACCAAGGCGGCGGTGGTCGAGGCGGTCGCGGTGGGTTCGGTGGCGGCGGCGCAGCGACAATTGATCCGACCAAACCGATCGTGTTGTCCACCACTGGCGAATGGAATAAGAAGAGTGGGTACGCCAAGCTCGCCGGCGGAAAAGTGGAACGCCTGGTCTGGCGCGACAAAGCGATCAGCGGTCTTCAAAAGGCGCGCGACGCCGAGCACTATCTCTTTCTCGAGCAGAGCTACGCCGATTCGCCGAATTATTTTGTGGCGACCTCCGACGCGTTGGGTGCAGCGCAGGCGGTGTCGAAAACAAACCCGTTCCAGGGCGACTACGGCTGGGGCAAACAGGTGCTGATGGATTACAAGAACAAGCGCGGCGACAAGATCCAGATGATGCTGACGTATCCGGCCAACTACCAGCCGGGAAAGAAATATCCAATGCTCGTCTACTACTACGAAAAACTGTCGCAGGGCTTCCATGCGTACGTGGGGCCGAGTGACCGCACGGTGTACAACACGCAGAACTTTAGTCAGGAGGGCTACTTCGTTCTCCGGCCCGATATCCTGTTTCAAAAACGAAATCCGGGGTGGTCTGGCCTCGACTGTGTAACGTCAGCGGTGAAGACGGCGGTGGCGCGCGTCGCAGATATCGACGCCAAGAAGGTCGGCGCGATGGGACATTCGTGGGGCGGCTATCAGTCGGCCTTCTACGCGGTGCACGGGTCCGACACATTTGCGGCGGCGATTGCCGGCGCGCCGCTCACCGACCTCGTGTCGTTCTACGGCTATACCTCGGGCAACTCCGGACTCGCCGAAGCGCAGCATTTTGAAACGGGGCAGGAGCGCATGGACGTTTCGTTGTGGGAAGACCGCCAAGCGTTCATCAGGAACTCCACCGTGTTCGCCGTGGACTCGCTGCGCATTCCGCTCTTACTCGAGGAGGGCGACGCGGACGGCAATGTGAACGCGTATCAGAGCCAGGAGCTCTACAACTTCGCCCGTCGCCTCGGCAAGCAGGTGGTGTACCTCGTGTACGAAGGCGAAAATCACAACGTGGCCCGCGCCGAGAGTCAGCGCGACTACCACACGCGGCAAATCGAGTGGTTCGGGCACTTCCTCAAGGGCGATGCACCGGCCGACTGGATTGTGAACGGCGAGACGTATCTCCAGCGTCAGCGCATCCTCAAGGGCGCGACCACGCCAGCCGCTCGCCCGGGGGGCGACGGCGGCTCGCGGTAG
- a CDS encoding septum formation initiator family protein, with translation MATKRAAGVDRATTIKRALIGVVLLAAVFFAVQGGEWSTLDLLRQRQRLARMEKTVDSLQKEVDSLKAYKKALETDPVLQEKIAREEFGMVRGNKELLYRFTTPEKRDTGQKKRR, from the coding sequence TTGGCGACTAAGAGGGCCGCGGGCGTTGACCGCGCCACGACGATCAAGCGGGCGTTGATCGGCGTGGTGCTGTTAGCGGCGGTTTTCTTTGCGGTGCAGGGGGGCGAGTGGAGCACGCTCGACTTGCTGCGCCAGCGTCAGCGGCTCGCACGGATGGAAAAAACGGTGGATTCGTTGCAGAAAGAAGTGGATTCGCTCAAGGCCTACAAGAAGGCGTTGGAGACGGATCCGGTGTTACAGGAGAAGATTGCCCGCGAGGAGTTTGGGATGGTGCGGGGCAACAAAGAACTGCTCTACCGCTTCACGACGCCGGAGAAACGCGACACAGGGCAGAAGAAGCGTCGCTAA
- a CDS encoding M14 family metallopeptidase gives MLAQHRSAALGRLLISLLAASGFASGIAAAQPARSAIPTPQSVFGFAVGADSQLVDYEQSIGYFRRLAASSNRIKLLEVGKTASGKPWTMAVISSPQNLAKLDHYRQIAQRLAHPEGLTDSAAHALAREGRAFVDISGGLHASEIAGSQHTPLLAWDVLSRANEPEIREVLDNVIFVLWPSINPDGQDIVVNWCRDQYAGKNTGPMELYEKYVGHDNNRDSYMMNVVESRVIQKVWREWEPNIIYVHHQSSPEPTRMWIPPFADPVGLRAPAIPARIVNSIGTYIAQELDAHGQPGGVHMLATFDAYYPGYIDYMPVYQNIPSWWTETQGGNCATPKPIGRPETFPTEYRDLRPQALYLSPWAGGEWHLRDAVNYMVTASRATLKFAAKFREEILYNRYQSGRDVIKKYRTSGPYAYIVPQEQRDAMAPVELLRRFAFHGVRISQLDRDASVDGTSYPKGTWVVPMDQEFGELVREIFEVQKYPDMGDDLPYDAAGWTLPFQMGVNVVEAKTPLSTEFRSAMKPVKGTAEAWGKSADFPFTTNAVAAGIVAASGAITGSGEHILLDPKQNNSFRFVTKALADGATARYVGNSGRGTERWAVTGVAPAKADAWAAELSLRAERVASLPASALAPKRIALYKAAAGNMDEGWTEWLLDTHGYSYKLIGPADLQAGELTTKFDVIVMASQAFGAGGAGGGRGGAGGGAGGGRGGRGGGVVDSTAILAGESRTKAVDAFVSDGGTIVAWNQGATAAIAALRLPVRNVVAGLPRAEFFTGVSIMQVNVDPLHPVMAGMPETADVVVSSSPVFATLDGFDGSVIAKFTASPLRSGYLGGAKYLQSQAAALDVKKGKGHVVLFGFQPQWRGQPTGSFRMIFNAMMFSGEVSATAKSTPGFWSPPIVP, from the coding sequence ATGTTGGCGCAACACCGTTCGGCCGCCCTCGGCCGACTGCTGATTTCGTTGCTCGCCGCGAGCGGTTTTGCGTCTGGGATTGCTGCCGCCCAGCCCGCCCGTTCCGCGATCCCCACGCCACAATCGGTGTTCGGATTCGCCGTCGGCGCCGACAGCCAACTGGTGGACTACGAACAGTCGATCGGTTACTTCCGACGGCTCGCGGCCTCGAGCAATCGGATCAAGCTGCTGGAAGTCGGCAAGACGGCGTCCGGCAAGCCGTGGACGATGGCCGTCATTTCATCGCCGCAGAACCTGGCTAAACTCGATCACTACCGTCAAATCGCGCAGCGACTCGCGCACCCTGAGGGGCTGACCGACAGCGCGGCCCATGCGCTCGCTCGCGAAGGGCGCGCGTTTGTGGACATCAGCGGCGGATTGCACGCGTCCGAAATTGCCGGATCGCAACACACGCCGTTGCTCGCCTGGGATGTGCTCTCTCGCGCCAATGAACCGGAGATCCGCGAGGTACTCGACAATGTGATCTTCGTGCTATGGCCATCGATCAATCCGGATGGTCAGGACATTGTGGTGAACTGGTGCCGCGATCAATACGCTGGAAAGAACACCGGCCCCATGGAGCTCTACGAGAAGTACGTGGGCCACGATAACAACCGCGACAGCTACATGATGAACGTCGTGGAGTCGCGCGTGATTCAGAAAGTGTGGCGCGAGTGGGAGCCCAACATCATTTACGTGCACCATCAGTCGTCGCCGGAACCGACGCGGATGTGGATTCCGCCGTTCGCCGACCCCGTGGGTTTGCGCGCGCCGGCCATCCCAGCGCGCATCGTCAACTCGATTGGCACGTACATCGCACAGGAACTCGACGCCCACGGGCAGCCGGGTGGCGTACATATGCTCGCCACCTTCGACGCGTACTACCCGGGCTACATCGACTACATGCCCGTGTATCAGAACATCCCGTCGTGGTGGACCGAGACGCAGGGTGGAAACTGCGCCACGCCAAAACCCATCGGCCGTCCCGAGACGTTCCCCACCGAATACCGCGACCTGCGCCCGCAGGCGCTCTACCTGAGTCCGTGGGCCGGCGGTGAATGGCATCTGCGCGACGCGGTGAACTACATGGTCACCGCCTCACGTGCCACGCTCAAGTTTGCGGCAAAGTTTCGCGAAGAGATTTTGTACAATCGCTATCAGTCCGGGCGCGACGTGATCAAGAAGTACCGCACGAGCGGACCCTACGCCTACATCGTCCCGCAAGAACAGCGCGACGCTATGGCACCGGTGGAACTCCTGCGCCGCTTTGCCTTTCACGGCGTCCGCATCAGCCAACTCGATCGCGATGCCTCGGTGGATGGCACCAGCTATCCCAAGGGCACGTGGGTCGTTCCAATGGACCAAGAGTTCGGCGAGCTGGTGCGCGAAATCTTTGAAGTGCAGAAGTATCCCGACATGGGCGACGATCTTCCGTATGATGCCGCCGGCTGGACGCTGCCGTTCCAGATGGGTGTCAATGTCGTCGAAGCCAAGACGCCGCTCTCCACGGAGTTCCGCTCCGCGATGAAGCCCGTCAAAGGCACCGCCGAAGCGTGGGGCAAGTCGGCAGACTTTCCCTTCACGACCAACGCCGTCGCGGCTGGCATTGTCGCTGCGAGCGGCGCCATCACGGGCAGCGGTGAACATATCCTGCTCGATCCCAAGCAGAACAACAGCTTCCGTTTTGTCACCAAGGCCCTCGCGGACGGTGCGACCGCACGCTATGTCGGCAACAGCGGCCGCGGCACTGAACGCTGGGCTGTGACTGGCGTGGCCCCTGCGAAGGCCGATGCATGGGCCGCCGAACTGTCGTTGCGCGCGGAGCGTGTGGCGTCGCTACCGGCATCAGCGTTGGCGCCCAAGCGCATCGCGCTCTACAAGGCGGCGGCGGGCAACATGGATGAAGGCTGGACCGAATGGTTGCTCGACACGCACGGCTATTCGTACAAACTCATTGGCCCTGCCGACCTGCAGGCCGGTGAGCTCACCACGAAGTTTGATGTGATTGTGATGGCGTCACAGGCGTTCGGCGCGGGCGGTGCTGGTGGTGGACGCGGTGGTGCCGGTGGTGGAGCGGGCGGCGGTCGCGGAGGTCGCGGTGGCGGCGTCGTCGACAGCACGGCCATTCTTGCGGGCGAATCACGCACCAAAGCCGTGGACGCCTTTGTGTCGGACGGCGGTACGATTGTCGCTTGGAATCAGGGCGCCACGGCCGCGATCGCCGCACTGCGCCTTCCCGTGCGCAACGTGGTAGCGGGGTTGCCGCGCGCTGAGTTCTTTACCGGCGTGTCGATTATGCAGGTGAATGTGGACCCGCTCCATCCGGTGATGGCGGGCATGCCGGAAACAGCGGACGTCGTGGTGAGCAGTAGCCCAGTCTTCGCTACGCTCGACGGTTTCGACGGCTCCGTTATCGCCAAGTTCACTGCTTCCCCGCTCCGCTCTGGCTACCTCGGCGGCGCCAAGTACCTGCAGAGTCAGGCCGCTGCGCTCGACGTCAAGAAGGGCAAGGGCCACGTGGTGCTCTTTGGATTTCAGCCGCAATGGCGCGGGCAGCCGACCGGTAGCTTCCGTATGATTTTCAACGCAATGATGTTCTCTGGCGAAGTGAGCGCCACCGCCAAGAGCACACCAGGATTCTGGAGTCCGCCGATCGTTCCGTAG